A window of Zingiber officinale cultivar Zhangliang chromosome 5A, Zo_v1.1, whole genome shotgun sequence contains these coding sequences:
- the LOC121981026 gene encoding protein PHOSPHATE STARVATION RESPONSE 2-like produces MDKKETPNRRRWKLRRKKGFVFASARTLRLRYCPPHSSSHHATTRTPPSPSPSGGHMKINILETMCTWKEKEACSARSVGTMNVEPLDSHQVIMQRDRSNHLSSQYSPFVSTPYSPASGLSSHSILSHERHDDSGSFVGEAPTRQSLPPVYSPCIRTFQVPSSSCFKDPTMWCSDPIQSILNFSDDAATRNNQSCSSSIVMLDDDLNKNDEWWNNVLNEEWKELLGETDATDTQSKVVYPDTPPPFSISIQNSQTHQSVPCHCGDNPAVTSSLSVPTTAAVKPRMRWTPELHERFVEAVNQLSSSEKVTPKGVWNIMKVEGLTIQHVKSHLQKFRTAEYKPDSSGYSLGASEANDKATNETEELPSLDLKKGIDFTEALRLQMEVQKRLHEQLETQRQLQLQIEEQGRYLQMIIEKQCKSNPGKFHPSPAMEDSTVDPTISPVDDMQAAATATTCSSSNVTEGRLVGDKWKMVESDSYCHEVAATSSAPKHAKIDHESGCIRARPIR; encoded by the exons ATGGACaaaaaggaaactccaaatcGTCGTCGTTGGAAGCTGAGAAGGAAGAAAGGCTTCGTCTTTGCTTCGGCTCGCACCCTTCGCCTTCGGTATTGCCCTCCCCACTCCTCCTCCCACCACGCGACCACTCGCACTCCACCTTCGCCCTCGCCGTCGGGCGGCCATATGAAG ATAAATATTCTGGAAACAATGTGCACATGGAAAGAGAAGGAAGCATGCTCAGCTCGATCAGTTGGAACAATGAATGTGGAACCATTGGATTCGCATCAAGTTATAATGCAGAGAGATAGAAGCAATCATCTGTCCTCCCAATATTCTCCTTTTGTCTCAACTCCATACTCACCGGCTTCTGGACTTTCTTCTCATTCAATTCTCTCACACGAGAGGCACGATGACAGTGGTTCATTTGTTGGTGAAGCACCGACAAGACAATCTCTGCCTCCAGTCTATTCCCCCTGTATCAGAACTTTTCAAGTCCCTTCTAGTAGTTGCTTCAAAGATCCTACTATGTGGTGTTCTGATCCAATTCAGAGCATTCTAAATTTTTCAGATGATGCAGCTACCAGGAACAATCAGTCTTGCAGCAGTTCGATTGTGATGTTGGATGATGACCTTAATAAGAACGATGAATGGTGGAATAATGTCTTGAATGAAGAATGGAAGGAGCTTCTTGGCGAGACAGATGCCACAGATACTCAGTCAAAG GTTGTTTATCCTGATACTCCACCCCCCTTCAGCATATCGATTCAAAATTCTCAAACCCATCAATCTGTTCCATGCCATTGCGGTGACAATCCTGCTGTCACAAGTTCATTGTCGGTTCCCACTACTGCAGCAGTAAAGCCAAGGATGAGGTGGACACCAGAGCTCCATGAACGTTTTGTAGAAGCTGTAAACCAGCTTAGTAGTAGTGAAA AAGTTACTCCGAAAGGGGTATGGAACATCATGAAAGTGGAGGGCTTGACGATACAGCATGTGAAAAGTCATCTACAG AAATTCAGAACAGCTGAATATAAGCCAGACTCTTCAG GGTATTCTCTTGGTGCATCAGAAGCGAACGATAAAGCGACCAACGAAACTGAGGAACTACCTTCTCTAGATCTGAAAAA AGGCATCGATTTCACCGAAGCATTGAGACTTCAAATGGAAGTTCAGAAACGGCTTCATGAACAACTCGAG ACCCAGAGACAGCTGCAGCTGCAGATCGAAGAGCAAGGCAGGTACCTGCAAATGATAATTGAGAAGCAATGCAAGTCCAACCCGGGCAAGTTCCATCCTTCTCCTGCCATGGAAGATTCAACTGTCGATCCAACAATTTCACCTGTCGACGATATGCAGGCAGCAGCAACGGCAACTACTTGCAGCAGCTCAAATGTGACTGAGGGTAGGCTAGTCGGTGACAAATGGAAGATGGTCGAATCTGATTCTTATTGCCATGAGGTGGCTGCTACTTCTTCAGCACCCAAACATGCCAAAATCGACCACGAGAGCGGATGCATTAGGGCGAGACCCATACGATAA